A window from Chrysemys picta bellii isolate R12L10 chromosome 2, ASM1138683v2, whole genome shotgun sequence encodes these proteins:
- the LOC135981223 gene encoding maestro heat-like repeat-containing protein family member 2B, whose protein sequence is MLTYSNVAVHAPKDQLLSRVEADITGNILHHYRASCQVLGITVTNKDMYLKLTLIQNVTEISCAILETRDSQEFEFSYKQELLGYMLVSD, encoded by the exons ACGTGGCTGTTCACGCTCCAAAAGACCAGCTTCTCTCCCGAGTAGAGGCAGACATCACAGGGAACATCCTTCACCATTACAGAGCCAGTTGTCAG GTGCTGGGCATCACTGTTACAAACAAG GACATGTACCTAAAATTAACCCTCATCCAGAATGTCACGGAGATTAGCTGTGCCATCTTGGAGACCAGAGACTCCCAGGAGTTCGAATTCTCTTACAAACAGGAGCTCCTTGGCTACATGCTGGTGAGTGATTAG